One Herbaspirillum rubrisubalbicans genomic window carries:
- a CDS encoding hemagglutinin repeat-containing protein, with translation MNRQCYRLVFNRHRSMLVAVAERASVISGKAVSGTRSAARMMVSGAGRCSALRLSIALALAWHSVVHAQILIDRNAPPTQQASVLSSGNGVPVVNIQQPNARGLSVNRYRRFDVDARGVILNNAGSASKTGLAGYVAGNPRLAGGGARVIVNQINATDPSYLRGFIEVAGHQAQVIIANPAGITCAGCGFINAPRVTLTTGTPIIHQGSLESYRVGGGVLSIEGDGMQAGSADYADLIARAVRINAGLWANRVKVSTGLNAVSADHEQVVPGIAPLDATPLRAIDVAHLGGMYAGHIYLMATEQGVGAHNGGKLVADTELIVTAAGRLENTGTLAARGHTRLEVAGALGNSGSIGGTTGLTVNAAALDNSGDLLTPAALEIGLKQGLINGGRIGSNASLTVQAATLENRQDLYSSRSSVQLKIGERLVNRGNIEARQTVTANATALDNQGRFISEDALAVITRTHIRNAGTLGSQGAVDLRAASVDNQGLISAGKAMTISLSGQINNDKTLQASGDITIDAAAVDNKGSVVTPGSLAMQIQGNVLNTGKIGAAGAIDFRAAALENRNALYSIRSTIDVQTSGSTLNSGTMEAAQALRLNASALHNSGKLTAVAAMTLALKQQLNNTGEIGANDALGLTASTLDNRGTLRSANAALTLATEGQSTNYGQILAAKNITWTAAGIDNSAGTIAGQDVLLEMRGQRFNNQRGVVVAQQDLRIASGELTNAEGRIAAKGKLNISSGEIDNDQGLLQARKTVEIDTHGQALRNTHSSKDQGLRAGGGLRIESGPFINRSGVVVVVGDANLKVSRLDNQGGDMVTAGALNLDADSLDNSTGKLQAQSTMRIDIAGGTLDNHQGLIRADSDLALQARTLRNDDTQDKEQGIEGRDVTIRATDVNNNQGAIRTDRLLKIDSVGSVENRRGLLSSKGKVGVSDSTPNRSLIIDNDDGRIVAAEELDLRAAALIGKGLLLSHQDLRIDVVRDLEQRGQTAASANIDIRTAGRFSHYGTTAAGASLSISAKSIENHAGAALLGKEVLLTATEASTLLNRGLIDGVTTRLQAGTLDNLGPGRLYGDRLAIRADVLHNAPEIVEGVLRAPVIAARERLDIGAGEIHNSEQALLYSVGDIAIGGTLGQDYRAAGRARVVNNTSATINADGRLSIAADTINNHNAHFETSEENKPGRRVINYRLVGSSDFISADKARLISIGNNQIIAPENWRAMGDEDNFRLLLPSAEYPFDRYGPPVDYNREVLRRDYSSGGIGVVPAYLKPLPESSTETAILPALPELFVYRPSDRIWDVFGIARPTAEVPSEPEKPAGCSDADNCVSGDYQQRRAAWKAVRDAQLPAYEKLNEAIRDFNISLRERLFDQWIIHDGTEQIRRTIVTRSAPGMITSGGGMDLVAGVVNNYASQFIAGGALVADRINGTTINNIGPLGRQTVTSTGTAQRTFVKSHSFKADDRRYESAPYASQTIETQFQLEVTPTHGTGSTRDAISRAAITAPTQPLPATGRTTDLRAPAVDVSLPINALYQVNNSSPTAPLVQTDARFIGNRNWLSSDFLIQRIREQSGPAPQVQRFADGFYEQQLIQRQIQEATGQRYLKGFNSNEAQYLALMQAALRQAQAQHYALGIALSEAQIAQLKTDIVWLVKQTVTLADGRTQEVLVPQVYLHPSNIQVSGQQTLIAGNDLALQTAQDILNRGGTIAARSGVALRADNLRNLGGRIVGGNVYIAAAHDIDNAGGSIDADQQLILRAGRDIALTSTSVDTANATTVGRNINQLARVSGKDVVIAAGRDFTANAAVIAARGDVSILAARDVNFGAVTEYFRQEIRWANDRGGSNWVRTLTGPNLVDRGNGAYGTTEVGVNRAVVTGSQEVATQVSGSNIRIQAGQDVITKGTQIVAEGALQAQAGRDIQIGAANASGSARDQVQRSSSGILSAKTVRTDDASSFSRQLGSTLSGNAVLVRAGQDVKVTGSDVVSTQGTAVVAGRDVNIASAIDSSTRRSFRQERTSGVMGAGLGVTVGSRVQSRDVDGRAQTAAASTIGSVEGNVTIVAGNRYTQVGSDVLAPKGDIDIAARSVEIRAAEQASKTTTEDKFKQSGVTLAITSPVISAMQSVEQMADAASKTKSGRAQALAAATAGMSVYSAAGEMQKAGSEGSPSIGISATIGSSQNGSRSEQNTVTQRGATVASGGNMSIRATGDGANSNITIAGSDINAKGNLALKADNDINLIAAQNSDEQRSTRSSSSWGVGITAQIGAKNRFGITANAAGSRGNSDGKDVSNVMTQVRAGGQVNMNSGRDTNLIGATVSGEQVLANVGRDLNIASVQDTSTFKSRDQSIGGSATIGYGSGASISASRSRVDADYASVGQQAGIMAGNGGFQINVKGNTDLKGAQIASTDQAVEQGRNSLTTGTLTSSDIQNRSQYSAESQSASAGTSGGKPGGGIGIGNASGSETSVTRSGVSGAAVTITDAQAQQARTGQSSDQAVASLDASVRTGKDSSNSLSKSWDGNQLREDVEAQAKITQAFGQQASTLIGNYAEEQQKKAADLRKQAADTSDPQQAKELNDQASALESKWGPDGKMRVLAHSIVGGLTGGLAGAAGAAAGTLTAPNVASALDKAGVDPDLAKALTGLSSNLVGAAVGGTAGGAAAYNEVVNNFLGHVDRARLNELRQKAQSKVKLTKDEAQQLALLEISDQISDGLLNKYRSGQPLTKYDQQNLDIYLTWYAKQNGEEAKRQLVQNGSNPAYSFPYAGSSSDRGDYTSKNFKWQDYWNRTQSPNELIFNEARAKAGIYPIVTPYESLTPVGMQLSRFFSVVDSIANSSLASGSYLGATVAGASANTRDGLAIAMGQLAQIGTSFMLPRAGASSLFGASSNSAGSSAEVAQPYKVGARPASDSKKSMSGATSEVASVSVGTADAGGEAVAGTGRNNLSGSTTSSVNPAANATNGIAVSSAQAARLKMQLSAEQAAGVSAPTKIVSYSDHALSQIASRDSGIGVNQVAVTDAFLYPVSIQYVPSKYGPTFKYVGQNATVVVNPQGNVVTAWGTSAKGVEK, from the coding sequence ATGAATCGGCAGTGCTATCGCTTGGTCTTCAATCGTCATAGGTCAATGCTGGTGGCCGTGGCAGAAAGGGCGTCCGTCATCAGTGGCAAGGCAGTGAGCGGCACGCGCAGTGCCGCTCGGATGATGGTGTCAGGTGCGGGGCGATGTTCGGCATTGAGGTTGAGTATTGCCCTCGCACTGGCCTGGCACAGCGTGGTCCATGCGCAGATCCTGATCGACCGCAACGCCCCGCCGACGCAACAGGCTAGCGTCCTCAGCAGTGGCAATGGCGTGCCGGTGGTCAACATCCAGCAACCCAATGCCCGCGGTCTGTCGGTGAACCGCTATCGCCGCTTCGACGTCGATGCGCGGGGCGTGATCCTTAACAATGCCGGCAGTGCCAGCAAGACCGGACTGGCCGGATATGTCGCCGGCAATCCGCGCCTGGCCGGCGGTGGCGCCCGGGTCATCGTCAACCAGATCAACGCAACCGATCCCAGCTATCTGCGCGGCTTCATCGAAGTGGCGGGCCATCAGGCCCAGGTCATCATCGCCAATCCGGCCGGCATCACCTGTGCCGGCTGCGGCTTCATCAATGCACCGCGCGTGACCTTGACGACCGGTACACCCATCATCCACCAGGGCAGCCTGGAGAGTTATCGCGTCGGCGGCGGCGTGCTCTCCATCGAAGGTGACGGGATGCAGGCCGGCAGCGCCGACTACGCCGACCTGATTGCGCGTGCGGTGCGCATCAATGCCGGTCTGTGGGCCAACCGAGTCAAGGTCAGCACCGGTTTGAATGCGGTCAGTGCCGATCATGAACAGGTGGTACCTGGCATAGCGCCGCTGGATGCCACACCGTTACGCGCCATCGACGTCGCGCATCTGGGCGGCATGTATGCCGGCCACATCTACCTGATGGCTACCGAACAGGGAGTGGGGGCGCACAACGGCGGCAAGCTGGTCGCTGACACCGAATTGATCGTCACGGCTGCCGGTCGCCTGGAGAACACCGGCACCCTGGCTGCACGCGGCCACACCCGTCTGGAGGTCGCCGGCGCGCTCGGCAACAGTGGCAGCATCGGTGGCACCACCGGCCTTACCGTGAACGCCGCCGCGCTGGACAATAGCGGCGATTTGCTCACCCCCGCTGCCCTTGAGATTGGGCTCAAGCAGGGGCTCATCAATGGCGGAAGAATCGGCAGCAATGCATCGCTCACGGTGCAGGCCGCCACGCTGGAGAATCGTCAGGATCTCTATTCAAGCCGCTCCAGCGTGCAATTGAAGATCGGTGAGCGGCTCGTCAATCGCGGCAACATCGAAGCCCGGCAGACCGTGACGGCCAATGCGACTGCACTGGATAACCAGGGCCGATTCATCAGCGAGGATGCGCTCGCCGTCATCACCCGCACCCACATCCGAAATGCCGGCACCCTGGGTAGCCAAGGCGCAGTCGACCTGCGTGCTGCCAGCGTGGACAACCAGGGCCTGATCAGTGCCGGCAAGGCCATGACGATCAGTCTGTCCGGGCAAATCAATAACGACAAGACACTCCAGGCAAGCGGCGACATCACTATCGATGCGGCGGCGGTCGACAACAAGGGCAGCGTCGTCACACCCGGCAGCTTGGCGATGCAAATCCAGGGCAATGTGCTCAACACTGGCAAGATCGGTGCGGCTGGCGCCATCGACTTTCGCGCTGCTGCGCTGGAGAACCGCAATGCGCTGTATTCGATCCGTTCCACCATCGATGTGCAAACCAGCGGCAGCACCCTCAACAGCGGCACGATGGAAGCCGCGCAAGCGCTGCGCCTGAACGCATCGGCATTGCACAACAGCGGCAAGCTGACCGCTGTTGCGGCCATGACACTGGCGCTCAAGCAGCAACTCAATAACACCGGAGAAATAGGCGCCAACGATGCCCTCGGCCTCACCGCCAGCACGCTGGACAATCGCGGCACGCTGCGCTCTGCAAACGCCGCGCTCACGCTTGCCACCGAAGGCCAAAGCACCAACTACGGCCAGATCTTGGCGGCAAAAAACATCACATGGACCGCCGCCGGCATCGACAACAGCGCCGGCACGATCGCTGGCCAAGACGTGCTGCTGGAGATGCGCGGGCAGCGCTTCAACAACCAGCGCGGCGTGGTGGTGGCGCAGCAGGATCTGCGCATTGCCAGCGGCGAACTCACTAATGCCGAGGGCCGTATCGCCGCCAAGGGCAAGCTGAATATTTCCAGCGGCGAGATCGACAACGACCAAGGCTTGCTGCAAGCCAGAAAGACGGTCGAGATCGATACCCATGGCCAGGCGCTGCGCAACACCCATTCCAGCAAGGACCAGGGCCTGCGCGCCGGTGGCGGCTTGCGGATCGAGAGTGGGCCGTTCATCAATCGCAGCGGCGTGGTGGTCGTGGTGGGTGACGCCAACCTGAAGGTCAGCCGCCTGGACAACCAGGGTGGTGATATGGTCACGGCAGGTGCGCTCAACCTCGACGCCGACAGCCTGGATAACAGCACAGGCAAACTGCAAGCGCAGAGTACGATGCGCATCGATATCGCCGGCGGTACGCTGGACAACCACCAAGGCCTGATCCGCGCCGACAGCGACCTCGCCCTCCAGGCCCGCACCCTGCGCAACGACGACACCCAGGACAAGGAGCAAGGCATCGAAGGACGCGATGTCACCATCCGCGCCACTGACGTCAACAACAACCAGGGCGCCATCCGCACTGACCGCTTGCTCAAGATCGACTCCGTGGGCAGCGTAGAGAACCGTCGCGGCCTGCTCTCGTCCAAGGGCAAGGTAGGGGTGAGCGACAGCACCCCCAATCGCAGCCTGATCATCGACAACGACGATGGCCGCATCGTCGCCGCTGAAGAACTCGACCTGCGCGCCGCGGCCCTGATCGGAAAAGGTCTGCTATTGAGCCACCAGGATCTGCGCATCGATGTCGTGCGCGATCTGGAGCAGCGCGGCCAGACCGCCGCCAGCGCCAACATCGACATTCGCACCGCCGGCAGATTCAGCCACTACGGCACCACCGCTGCCGGTGCGTCCCTGAGCATCAGCGCCAAGAGCATCGAGAACCATGCCGGCGCCGCCCTGCTCGGCAAGGAGGTACTGCTCACGGCAACCGAAGCCAGCACCTTGCTCAACCGTGGCTTGATCGACGGCGTCACCACGCGCCTGCAAGCCGGCACGCTCGACAACCTCGGCCCCGGCCGCCTCTATGGCGACCGCCTCGCCATCCGCGCCGACGTGCTGCATAACGCCCCAGAAATCGTCGAGGGCGTCCTGCGCGCCCCCGTCATCGCTGCACGCGAACGGCTGGACATCGGCGCCGGCGAGATTCACAACAGCGAACAGGCGCTGCTGTACTCGGTGGGCGATATCGCCATCGGCGGCACGCTGGGCCAGGACTACCGTGCTGCGGGCCGCGCCCGCGTCGTCAACAACACCAGCGCCACCATCAATGCCGATGGTCGTCTGAGCATCGCTGCCGATACGATCAACAACCATAATGCGCATTTCGAGACATCCGAAGAGAACAAGCCGGGGCGCAGGGTCATCAACTACCGCCTGGTCGGTTCATCGGACTTCATCTCGGCAGACAAGGCAAGACTCATCAGTATAGGTAACAACCAGATCATCGCGCCCGAGAACTGGCGCGCGATGGGCGATGAGGACAACTTCCGCCTATTGCTTCCTTCGGCAGAATATCCTTTCGACCGTTATGGCCCGCCTGTTGATTACAACCGGGAAGTCCTCAGGCGAGATTACTCCTCCGGTGGTATCGGTGTCGTTCCTGCGTATCTCAAGCCACTTCCTGAGTCCAGTACGGAAACCGCGATCCTGCCGGCATTGCCTGAGCTGTTTGTCTACCGGCCAAGCGACCGGATCTGGGATGTCTTCGGCATAGCGCGCCCCACGGCTGAAGTGCCGAGCGAGCCGGAAAAGCCGGCTGGCTGCAGCGACGCTGACAACTGTGTCAGTGGCGACTACCAGCAACGACGCGCCGCCTGGAAGGCAGTGCGCGATGCCCAGCTTCCCGCCTACGAAAAGCTCAACGAGGCCATCAGGGATTTCAACATCAGTCTGCGTGAGCGCCTGTTCGATCAATGGATCATCCACGATGGCACCGAACAGATCCGTCGCACCATCGTCACGCGCAGCGCACCGGGCATGATCACCTCGGGCGGTGGCATGGACCTGGTGGCAGGCGTGGTCAACAACTATGCCAGCCAATTCATTGCAGGCGGCGCGCTGGTCGCGGACCGTATTAACGGCACCACCATCAACAACATCGGTCCCCTGGGCCGACAGACCGTCACCTCGACAGGAACGGCCCAGCGCACTTTCGTCAAGAGCCACAGCTTCAAGGCAGACGACCGCCGTTATGAAAGCGCGCCCTACGCTTCCCAAACGATAGAAACTCAGTTCCAGCTGGAGGTCACCCCCACGCACGGCACCGGTTCCACGCGGGACGCCATTTCCCGGGCCGCCATCACGGCCCCCACGCAGCCCTTGCCGGCCACCGGCAGAACTACCGATCTGCGCGCCCCTGCGGTGGATGTGAGCCTGCCGATCAATGCACTCTACCAGGTCAACAACAGTAGCCCGACCGCGCCCCTGGTACAGACCGATGCGCGCTTCATCGGCAACCGCAACTGGCTGTCCTCGGACTTCCTGATCCAGCGCATCCGGGAACAGTCCGGCCCCGCCCCGCAGGTCCAGCGTTTCGCCGATGGTTTCTATGAACAGCAACTGATCCAGCGCCAGATCCAGGAAGCCACCGGCCAGCGTTATCTGAAGGGCTTCAACAGCAACGAAGCGCAATACCTGGCGCTGATGCAAGCCGCGTTGCGACAGGCGCAAGCCCAGCACTATGCATTGGGCATTGCCCTCTCCGAGGCGCAGATCGCCCAGCTCAAGACGGACATCGTCTGGCTGGTCAAGCAGACGGTAACGCTGGCCGATGGCCGCACCCAGGAAGTGCTGGTGCCGCAGGTGTATCTGCACCCTTCCAACATCCAGGTCAGCGGCCAGCAGACCCTGATCGCCGGCAACGATCTGGCCTTGCAGACCGCGCAGGACATCCTCAACCGTGGCGGCACGATTGCCGCGCGCAGTGGCGTCGCTCTGCGTGCCGACAACCTCCGCAACCTGGGTGGACGCATCGTGGGCGGCAATGTCTATATCGCCGCCGCCCACGATATCGACAATGCCGGAGGCAGCATCGATGCCGACCAGCAGCTCATCCTGCGCGCAGGGCGAGACATCGCCCTCACCAGCACCAGCGTGGACACGGCCAACGCCACCACCGTCGGGCGCAACATCAATCAGCTTGCCAGGGTCAGCGGCAAGGACGTAGTGATAGCGGCAGGCCGCGACTTCACTGCCAATGCCGCCGTGATCGCAGCCAGGGGAGACGTGAGCATTCTGGCGGCACGCGACGTCAACTTTGGGGCGGTGACGGAATACTTCCGCCAGGAAATCCGTTGGGCCAATGACCGGGGCGGCAGCAACTGGGTTCGCACATTGACTGGCCCGAATCTGGTGGACCGTGGCAATGGTGCGTATGGCACCACCGAGGTGGGCGTGAACCGCGCCGTGGTCACTGGCAGCCAGGAAGTCGCGACCCAGGTCAGCGGCAGCAACATCCGCATCCAGGCGGGCCAGGATGTCATCACCAAGGGAACGCAGATCGTGGCCGAGGGCGCCCTGCAAGCGCAAGCCGGACGCGACATCCAGATCGGCGCCGCCAACGCATCAGGCAGCGCGCGCGACCAGGTGCAGCGCAGCAGCAGCGGCATCCTCAGTGCCAAGACGGTACGCACGGATGACGCCAGCAGCTTCAGCCGTCAACTGGGCAGCACCTTGTCTGGCAACGCCGTCTTGGTCCGTGCGGGCCAGGATGTGAAGGTGACGGGAAGCGATGTCGTCTCCACGCAGGGTACAGCGGTGGTGGCGGGACGGGATGTGAACATTGCTTCCGCGATCGACAGCAGTACCCGACGCAGCTTCCGGCAGGAGCGCACCAGTGGGGTGATGGGGGCGGGCTTGGGGGTGACGGTGGGTAGTCGCGTTCAGAGTCGTGATGTGGATGGACGGGCGCAGACCGCTGCTGCCTCCACGATTGGCAGTGTGGAAGGCAACGTCACTATTGTGGCGGGCAATCGATATACGCAGGTGGGGAGTGATGTGCTGGCGCCGAAGGGGGATATCGATATTGCGGCCAGGTCGGTGGAGATTCGGGCGGCAGAGCAGGCCAGTAAAACCACCACCGAAGACAAGTTCAAACAAAGCGGAGTAACGCTGGCCATCACCAGTCCGGTGATCTCGGCGATGCAATCGGTAGAGCAGATGGCCGACGCCGCGAGCAAGACCAAGAGCGGCCGCGCGCAGGCACTGGCTGCTGCGACAGCAGGCATGTCGGTCTACAGCGCCGCCGGAGAGATGCAAAAAGCCGGCTCGGAAGGCAGCCCCAGCATCGGCATCAGCGCCACGATAGGCAGCAGCCAGAACGGTAGCCGCAGCGAACAGAACACGGTGACACAACGCGGCGCCACGGTGGCCTCTGGCGGCAACATGAGCATCCGTGCAACCGGTGACGGCGCCAACAGCAACATCACCATTGCCGGCAGCGACATCAATGCCAAGGGCAATCTCGCGCTGAAGGCGGACAACGACATCAACCTCATCGCGGCACAGAACAGCGACGAACAACGCAGCACGCGCTCGTCGTCTTCATGGGGTGTGGGTATCACGGCGCAGATCGGAGCAAAAAACCGATTCGGCATCACAGCCAATGCAGCGGGCAGCCGAGGCAACAGCGATGGCAAGGACGTTTCCAATGTGATGACGCAGGTGCGGGCGGGCGGTCAGGTCAACATGAATTCGGGTCGTGATACGAATCTGATTGGCGCCACGGTATCGGGGGAACAGGTGCTGGCCAACGTTGGGCGCGACTTGAACATCGCCAGCGTGCAGGACACCAGTACCTTCAAGAGCCGTGATCAGAGCATTGGTGGCAGTGCGACGATAGGGTATGGATCGGGCGCCAGCATCAGCGCCAGCCGCAGCCGTGTCGATGCCGACTATGCGAGCGTGGGGCAGCAAGCCGGGATCATGGCGGGAAATGGTGGCTTCCAGATCAACGTGAAGGGCAATACGGATCTGAAGGGGGCGCAGATTGCTAGCACGGATCAGGCGGTGGAGCAGGGAAGAAATAGCCTGACCACGGGAACACTTACCAGCAGTGATATCCAGAATCGGAGCCAATACTCGGCAGAGAGTCAGAGTGCCAGTGCCGGTACGTCAGGTGGCAAACCAGGCGGAGGCATTGGCATCGGAAACGCCTCGGGTAGCGAGACCAGCGTGACGCGTAGTGGTGTATCGGGTGCGGCAGTGACCATTACGGATGCGCAGGCGCAACAGGCCAGGACGGGACAAAGTTCGGATCAGGCGGTGGCGTCGCTGGATGCATCGGTACGCACGGGTAAGGACAGCAGCAATAGTTTGTCGAAGAGCTGGGACGGCAATCAACTGCGTGAGGATGTCGAGGCGCAGGCGAAGATTACGCAGGCGTTTGGGCAGCAGGCTTCCACGCTGATTGGTAACTATGCCGAGGAACAGCAGAAGAAGGCGGCTGATTTACGCAAGCAGGCTGCGGATACGAGTGATCCGCAACAGGCTAAGGAACTTAACGATCAGGCCAGCGCCCTTGAAAGTAAGTGGGGGCCGGATGGAAAGATGCGGGTGCTGGCACATAGCATTGTTGGTGGGTTGACGGGAGGACTTGCGGGCGCGGCTGGCGCTGCTGCGGGAACCTTGACGGCGCCGAATGTGGCCTCTGCTTTGGATAAGGCTGGTGTTGATCCTGATCTGGCCAAGGCGTTGACGGGGTTGTCGAGTAACTTGGTGGGGGCTGCTGTTGGTGGGACTGCGGGTGGTGCGGCGGCTTATAACGAGGTCGTCAATAACTTCCTGGGTCATGTCGATAGAGCGAGATTGAATGAGCTGCGTCAGAAGGCGCAGAGCAAGGTGAAGCTGACGAAGGATGAGGCACAACAGCTCGCTTTATTAGAGATCAGTGATCAGATCAGTGATGGGTTGCTCAACAAGTACCGTTCCGGGCAACCCTTGACCAAATACGATCAGCAGAATCTGGATATCTATCTGACTTGGTATGCCAAACAGAATGGCGAAGAGGCTAAACGGCAGCTTGTTCAGAACGGTAGCAATCCGGCATATAGCTTCCCTTACGCGGGATCTAGCTCTGATCGTGGTGACTATACGAGCAAGAACTTCAAGTGGCAGGACTACTGGAACCGAACTCAAAGCCCCAACGAACTTATCTTTAATGAAGCGAGAGCGAAGGCGGGGATATATCCGATCGTGACGCCTTATGAAAGTCTGACGCCTGTGGGAATGCAGTTGTCGCGTTTCTTCTCGGTTGTTGACTCGATCGCCAATAGCTCCTTAGCCAGTGGTAGTTATCTTGGCGCTACCGTGGCAGGTGCAAGTGCGAATACCCGTGATGGGCTGGCGATTGCGATGGGGCAGTTGGCGCAGATTGGGACGTCGTTCATGTTGCCAAGGGCGGGGGCTTCTTCGTTATTTGGCGCAAGTAGCAATTCTGCTGGATCAAGTGCGGAAGTGGCACAGCCTTATAAGGTCGGCGCACGCCCAGCCTCAGACTCAAAAAAATCGATGAGTGGGGCAACTAGCGAAGTCGCTTCTGTAAGCGTAGGAACGGCGGATGCGGGTGGCGAGGCTGTAGCAGGGACAGGACGTAACAATCTAAGCGGCAGCACGACCAGTTCTGTAAACCCTGCGGCGAACGCTACGAATGGGATTGCTGTTAGTTCCGCACAAGCTGCTAGATTGAAAATGCAACTATCAGCGGAACAAGCGGCCGGGGTATCTGCCCCAACGAAAATCGTAAGTTATTCTGATCACGCGTTATCTCAAATCGCCAGCAGAGACTCAGGCATAGGAGTTAATCAAGTAGCAGTTACGGATGCTTTTTTATATCCAGTATCAATTCAATACGTTCCAAGCAAATATGGGCCTACGTTTAAATATGTGGGGCAAAATGCAACCGTGGTTGTTAACCCGCAAGGAAATGTAGTTACCGCTTGGGGGACTAGTGCTAAGGGGGTGGAAAAATGA
- a CDS encoding ShlB/FhaC/HecB family hemolysin secretion/activation protein, whose product MKPRHWLSPLLLGLASCLPYAATSAQSIGIHQEQLQRERERILRQQLELTPYVVNPVFPSTQATPLSFPEEEQPCSRIDALVLQGKAAQDFQFALSEVRQPANEGGALGRCLGGRGIQMVIARVQSAIIERGFTTTRVLVQPQDLSSGTLVLTLAPGRVRKLRMAEDADPRGTLLNALPLSEGDILNLRAIEQGLENLKRLPTVQADIQITPSQEADAQDGDSDLVVQYQQALPFRFSSSLDDGGTRASGRYQAGVTLTYDNWWTLNDLFYVSLNRSLGRYGDRGNRSHTVHYSLPFGDWLLSATSSASRYHQTVAGAFEPVRYSGESESGELKLSRLVQRGGSSKTSLAGKLLLRRSLNFIDGIVLGPQQRRMSAWELSVHHRHFIGSAVLEGNLGYRRALDRQGQEAQDELDLPQIVSRYALWLADAAWNVPWQWGSARLRYSGTARAQWNRGALPTQDQFAIGGRYTVRGFDGELTLQAERGWLLRNEVALALGASGQEIYAGFDTGAVAGALTQNLTGRRLSGAVLGWRGSLDKLGYELFVATPLARPAGWASASVTGGFNLQWTY is encoded by the coding sequence ATGAAACCACGACATTGGCTCTCTCCCCTCTTGCTTGGCCTGGCAAGCTGCTTGCCTTATGCGGCGACCTCGGCGCAATCCATCGGCATCCATCAGGAACAATTACAGCGTGAACGGGAACGTATCTTGCGCCAGCAATTGGAACTGACACCCTATGTGGTGAATCCGGTTTTTCCATCGACGCAGGCAACGCCGCTTTCCTTCCCTGAAGAGGAGCAGCCTTGCAGTCGGATCGATGCGCTCGTCCTGCAAGGCAAAGCTGCGCAAGACTTTCAGTTTGCTCTCAGCGAAGTCCGGCAGCCGGCCAACGAAGGTGGCGCACTGGGCCGTTGCCTGGGTGGCCGTGGCATACAGATGGTGATCGCTCGCGTACAGAGCGCCATCATCGAACGTGGCTTCACGACCACCCGGGTGCTGGTGCAACCGCAGGACCTCTCCAGCGGCACGCTGGTGCTCACGCTGGCGCCGGGTCGGGTGCGCAAGCTGCGCATGGCCGAGGATGCCGATCCGCGGGGCACGCTCTTGAATGCCCTGCCGCTGTCGGAGGGCGACATCCTCAACTTGCGCGCCATCGAGCAAGGTCTGGAAAACCTCAAGCGCCTGCCCACGGTCCAGGCCGATATCCAGATCACCCCTTCGCAAGAAGCTGATGCGCAAGATGGCGATAGCGATCTGGTGGTGCAGTATCAGCAGGCATTGCCGTTTCGGTTCTCGAGTTCGCTCGATGATGGTGGGACACGTGCGAGCGGTCGTTACCAGGCGGGCGTGACATTGACCTATGACAATTGGTGGACGCTCAACGATCTCTTCTACGTCAGCCTCAACCGCAGTCTTGGTCGCTATGGTGATCGTGGCAACCGCAGCCATACCGTGCATTACTCGCTGCCCTTCGGTGACTGGCTGCTGTCGGCCACCAGTTCGGCCAGCCGGTATCACCAAACCGTGGCCGGCGCCTTTGAGCCGGTGCGCTACAGCGGAGAGAGCGAGAGCGGCGAACTGAAATTGTCGCGGCTGGTGCAGCGCGGTGGCAGCAGCAAGACCAGCCTGGCGGGCAAGCTCTTGCTGCGCCGCTCCTTGAACTTCATCGATGGGATTGTTCTGGGACCACAACAACGGCGCATGTCGGCCTGGGAGTTGAGTGTGCATCACCGGCATTTCATCGGATCGGCGGTGCTGGAAGGGAACCTGGGCTATCGGCGCGCCCTGGATCGTCAGGGCCAGGAGGCCCAGGATGAACTGGACCTGCCGCAGATCGTCAGCCGTTACGCTCTGTGGCTGGCCGATGCCGCATGGAATGTGCCCTGGCAATGGGGCAGCGCCAGGCTGCGTTACAGCGGGACGGCACGCGCCCAATGGAACCGGGGGGCTCTGCCAACCCAGGACCAGTTCGCCATTGGCGGACGCTATACGGTGCGCGGTTTCGATGGCGAGCTGACGCTACAGGCCGAACGGGGCTGGCTCCTGCGCAATGAAGTGGCACTGGCCTTGGGCGCGAGCGGACAGGAAATCTATGCCGGTTTCGATACCGGGGCGGTAGCAGGTGCGCTGACGCAGAACCTGACTGGCCGCCGCTTGAGCGGTGCGGTGCTGGGGTGGCGCGGCAGCCTGGACAAGCTCGGCTACGAGCTCTTCGTGGCCACGCCATTGGCCCGTCCGGCAGGATGGGCGAGCGCCTCGGTGACGGGGGGCTTCAACCTGCAATGGACGTATTGA